The following DNA comes from Sporomusaceae bacterium.
AGCGGGCGGCTCGTCTGCTCAACATCAAATTTACCCCGGCCTGCGTGGCAGGCGAGGAGGGCACCGAAAAGCTGGTTTCCTTCATCAAGAGCTGGTGCGACCTCAAATTGTGGCATATCCAGTTCAATGTAATCAACAAGGAAACGCTTTTGGCAGCCAAGAAGGACCCAGACAAATACCGGGGCCTCATCGTGAGGATAGCCGGCTACAGCGCCTATTTCACCGATCTGTCGCCTGACCTGCAGGACGACCTGATCGCCCGTACCGAGCACGCTGCCATCTAGCGCCTGCCATAGCGATGTGAGTCCCGTATCGGTTTGGCTGATTTCCGGGACGGGACTTACACGCTCTTTTTTAGGAGGAAGCATGACCGGACAATTTGGCTCAGGCCAACCACCAAAAGGCTTGGTATTCAATATTCAGCGCTATTCCGTCCATGACGGCCCGGGTATTCGCACAATTATTTTTTTGAAGGGGTGCCCGTTGGTCTGCCGGTGGTGCAGCAACCCTGAATCGCAGAACGGCACCCCTGAACTGGCGTTCAACGCCACCAAGTGTATCGGCGACACCGACTGCGGCCTGTGCCGGCAGGCATGCCCCCGGCAAGGAATAAAGGCGGCCGACGACGGCAAGATCGCTATCGACCGCCATACTTGCGCATCGTGCTTCAGCTGCGTCGATGTCTGCCCGGCGAAAGCTTTGCATACTTTCGGCAGAACGATGACGGTGGACGAGGTACTGAAAACGGCCGAGGCCGACGGTGTCTTTTACGGCCGCTCGGGCGGCGGCATCACCCTGTCCGGCGGGGAGCCGCTGGCCCAAGGGCCTTTCACGGTCGCTCTCCTGAAGGAGGCCAGGCGCCGGCGGATCAACACCGCCATGGAAACTTGCGGCCTGGGCGACTGGGCGGTGCTGGCCGAAGCCGCCAAGCATCTGAACACGATCATTTTCGACATCAAAACAATCAATGCTAAGAAACACAAAGAGTACACAGGCGCCGGCAACGAGGCGATATTGGCCAACTTTACCAGGCTGTGCGAGGAGTTCCCGGCGCTGCCGAAGCTCGCGCGGACGCCGGTGATCCCCGGGTTCAACGACAGCAAGGAGGATATTGCCGCGATTGCCGGGTTTCTTGCCGGCAAAGCCAATGTCGATTATGAACTGCTTGCTTATCACCGGATGGGCCAGCCCAAATATCGGTACCTGGACCGCGACTACCCGCTGGGCGACAGCAAGCTAGGCGACGACAGGTTCAAATCCCTCAAGCAACTGGCGAAAGAGCGGCTGGGAAAACAGTAAGCTCCCGGTTGCCCAACCCCCGAAGGAGGAGCTTCATGAAAATAATCGACTTTCGTTTCCGGCCGAACACGGCCGCCGTTCTCGACGGTATCGCCAACAACACGGCCTTCAAGGGCCTGTGCGCGGCTATAGATTTTACCAAGATGAAACCGCAGACACTGGAAGACGTGGTGTCTGATCTGGACCGCCATGGCGTCATCAAGGCGGTAATAACCGGCCGCGATTGTGAGACAACCTACGCGTCTAAAGCCAATAACGGCAGCGTGGCCGAATTTGTCAGCAAATTCCCCGACAAATTCATCGGCTACTGGGGCCTCGACCCCCATAAAGGCATGCGGGCGGTGTATGAGCTTAATAAGGCTGTCGAAGAGCAGGGGTTCAGGGGGGCGGCCATCGACCCCTATCTTGCCCAGATCTACGTGAACGACGCCAAATACTATCCCCTGTACGCCAAATGCTGCGAACTCGATGTGCCGCTGGTGATTACGACGGGGCCGGCGACTCTTGTGCCCAACGCGGTCATCGACCACGTCGCTCCCCGCTATATCGACTTTGTGGCCCGCGATTTTCCTGAGTTGAAAATCGTCGTCAGCCACGGCGGCTATCCGTGGGTCAACGAGATGATAATCGTCGCTCAGCGCAATGAGAACGTTTATCTCGAGCTGTCGGAGTACGAGTTCTTCCCGATGTCGGAAGCCTACACCCACGCCATAAACACTATCATCAGCGATAAGGTGATGTACGCCAGCGCCCATCCGTTCGTCGACTTCAAGGACGCGCTGCGAAACTACGAGAAGCTGCCTTTCAAACCTGAGGTCCGGGAAAAGGTGATGTACAAAAACGCCGCCCGCCTGCTGGGGCTGGAAGTAAAAGAAACAGCGGCCGCCGACAAGCAGCAGTTGGAAAGTATCATTATCGAGACCGTCATGAAGGAGCTCGCCAAGCGCGGAGTGGTCGGCGCACGCGCGTAGCTTGGAGATAAAGATTACGGGAAGGGGGGGCGGAAATGCGGATAGGCAAGGTTATCGACAACGTGTGGGCAACCCGCAAGGATGAGGCTTTGGTTGGGGTCAAGCTGATGATTGTCCAGTTGTTTGACCGATCCCGGGGTGAGGAAGGGGCGGTCATTGTGGCTGCCGACCTCATCGGCGCCGGCATCGGCGAAAAGGTAATCGTGACCGAAGGCAGTTCGGCCCGTCAGATGGGAAATCTCGACTGTTCCCCCATTGACGCAATAATTGTCGGTATCATAGACGCTGAAAAGAAGACCCCCGGAGGGGTAAGTTAGCATGCGTGAGGAAATCATCGCCAAGATCAGGGCGGCGGGAGTCGTCGGCGCCGGCGGCGCCGGGTTTCCCACCCACGTCAAGGTGGCGGCGAATGCCGACACGGTGATTGTCAACGGCGCCGAATGCGAGCCGCTTCTCCGCGTGGACCAGCAGCTTATGGAAATGGCTGCCGCCCAGGTTGTCAAGGGCCTGGCCGCCGTGATGACAGCCACCGGCGCCGCCGAGGGGATCATCGCTCTCAAGGGCAAGCATAAGGGGGCAATCGCCGCCCTGGAGGCGGCTGTCGGCAAGAATATGCGGCTTAAAATCCTCGGCGACTTTTACCCGGCCGGCGATGAGCATGTGCTTGTCCACGAAGCGATCGGCCGGCTGGTCCCCCAGGGGGCCATACCCCTGAGCGTCGGCTGCGTCGTGACCAATGTGGAAACGCTGCTCAACGTGGCCGCGGCCCTGGAAGGGGGCGCGGTGACCCACAGCTATGTGACGGTTGCCGGCGAGGTAGCTCAGCCGGTGACCATGAGGCTGCCTGTCGGCACGTCGGTGGCCGATGCGCTGGCCCTCGCCGGCGTCAAGAAGCTGGAAGGCCTGCGGGTGCTCGACGGCGGGCCGATGATGGGCAAATTGGTTGCCGACCTAAGCCAGCCGATCACCAAAACCACCAAGGGCCTTGTTGTATTGCCGGCAGAGCATCAGCTCATCAGGAAAAGAACTTTGCCGGTGGAAACGCTGTTCAAGCGGGCCCATGCGGCCTGCATGCAGTGCCGCTACTGCACCGATCTGTGTCCCCGCTACCTTTTGGGGCACCGGCTGGAGCCGCATAAAGTCATGCGCGGCGTCAAGCACATTAACGGCCAGGAGGCGCTTCTGAAGATGGCGCTGGCTTGCTCGGAGTGCGGCGTCTGCGAGCAGTACGCCTGCTCGCTCGGCCTGTCGCCGCGGACTATCAACAGCGCACTAAAACAGGCGCTGGCCAAGCAGGGGATAAAGGCTGACGGGCCGCCGGTCGAACAGTGCTGCGACAGGATGATGGACTACCGGAAGATTCCGGTCAAGCGCCTGATCGCCAGGACCGGCCTCGGCGGCTATGACCGCCAGGCGCCCCTCGACAGCCGGCCGCTTGCCGTCAAGCGGGTGGAACTGCTGCTCAAGCAACATGTCGGCGCTCCCGGCCAGCCGGTGGTCGAAGCAGGCCAGACGGTGCGTCAGGGCGACCTGGTGGCCCGCATCCCGGACGGGGCCCTCGGGGCCAGCCTCCACGCCAGCATCGCCGGCGTGGCGACGGTGGCGGCCGACCGGATTGTGATAACAGCAGCGGAAGGGAGTGCCGGCAGATGATTCGCGCCATCGGCTTTGTTGAATTCACCAGTATCGCCAGAGGCATGGAAGCCGCCGACGCTATGGTCAAAGCGGCACAGGTCGAGCTATTGGAGGCCAAGCCCACCTGTTGCGGGAAGTATCTGGTCATGGTCTGCGGCGAGGTCGCGGCTGTTCAGAGCGCGGCCGACACCGGCCGCAGCATCGGCGCCGAAGCGGTTATCGACGATTTTGTCCTGCCGAATGTTCATCCGTCGGTTATCGAGGCTATCAGAGCGGTGACGCCGGTTGCCGAGATCGGGTCGCTCGGCGTTATCGAGGCATTTTCTGTAGCGTCGCTGATTGTTGCCGCCGACACCGCCGCCAAGGCTGCGGCGGTGGAGATACTGGAAATCAGGGCCGGAACGGGCATCGGCGGCAAATCCTTCGCCACCCTCACCGGCGATGTCTCGGCGGTGGCGGCGGCGGTGGAAGCCGGTGCGGCCTCGGCGGCCGGCAAGGGCATGCTTGTGGACAAGGTGGTTATCCCTTCGCCGCACCCCAGTCTGAAACAATACTTGTGCTGACTAACGGCGGAAGCCGACGGGAGGTGAAGGAATATGCGCAATTTGGTTACAGCGGCTGATGTCAAGACATGGCTTGATAATAAGGAGAAGAGCGTCTGCCTGGAAGCCGGCACCATAGTAACGCCGGCGGCCCGCGACGCCGCCCGCGACTACGGCATCGAGATCGTCGAGGGAGCGGCGGTCTGCCAGCGTCCCGCTGGCGAACGGCCGGGCGGACCGGGACCGAAAGTCGTTGATCAGGCGACGATTGCCAGGATCGTCGAAGAGGTTATCGCCGCCATGGGGCTGGCGAAACCGGCGGCGCATGAGGCAGACCCCTGCGGTTTCAAGTTGGCGCGGGGCGAG
Coding sequences within:
- a CDS encoding glycyl-radical enzyme activating protein; translated protein: MTGQFGSGQPPKGLVFNIQRYSVHDGPGIRTIIFLKGCPLVCRWCSNPESQNGTPELAFNATKCIGDTDCGLCRQACPRQGIKAADDGKIAIDRHTCASCFSCVDVCPAKALHTFGRTMTVDEVLKTAEADGVFYGRSGGGITLSGGEPLAQGPFTVALLKEARRRRINTAMETCGLGDWAVLAEAAKHLNTIIFDIKTINAKKHKEYTGAGNEAILANFTRLCEEFPALPKLARTPVIPGFNDSKEDIAAIAGFLAGKANVDYELLAYHRMGQPKYRYLDRDYPLGDSKLGDDRFKSLKQLAKERLGKQ
- a CDS encoding amidohydrolase family protein yields the protein MKIIDFRFRPNTAAVLDGIANNTAFKGLCAAIDFTKMKPQTLEDVVSDLDRHGVIKAVITGRDCETTYASKANNGSVAEFVSKFPDKFIGYWGLDPHKGMRAVYELNKAVEEQGFRGAAIDPYLAQIYVNDAKYYPLYAKCCELDVPLVITTGPATLVPNAVIDHVAPRYIDFVARDFPELKIVVSHGGYPWVNEMIIVAQRNENVYLELSEYEFFPMSEAYTHAINTIISDKVMYASAHPFVDFKDALRNYEKLPFKPEVREKVMYKNAARLLGLEVKETAAADKQQLESIIIETVMKELAKRGVVGARA
- a CDS encoding EutN/CcmL family microcompartment protein, giving the protein MRIGKVIDNVWATRKDEALVGVKLMIVQLFDRSRGEEGAVIVAADLIGAGIGEKVIVTEGSSARQMGNLDCSPIDAIIVGIIDAEKKTPGGVS
- a CDS encoding SLBB domain-containing protein, which codes for MREEIIAKIRAAGVVGAGGAGFPTHVKVAANADTVIVNGAECEPLLRVDQQLMEMAAAQVVKGLAAVMTATGAAEGIIALKGKHKGAIAALEAAVGKNMRLKILGDFYPAGDEHVLVHEAIGRLVPQGAIPLSVGCVVTNVETLLNVAAALEGGAVTHSYVTVAGEVAQPVTMRLPVGTSVADALALAGVKKLEGLRVLDGGPMMGKLVADLSQPITKTTKGLVVLPAEHQLIRKRTLPVETLFKRAHAACMQCRYCTDLCPRYLLGHRLEPHKVMRGVKHINGQEALLKMALACSECGVCEQYACSLGLSPRTINSALKQALAKQGIKADGPPVEQCCDRMMDYRKIPVKRLIARTGLGGYDRQAPLDSRPLAVKRVELLLKQHVGAPGQPVVEAGQTVRQGDLVARIPDGALGASLHASIAGVATVAADRIVITAAEGSAGR
- a CDS encoding BMC domain-containing protein; amino-acid sequence: MIRAIGFVEFTSIARGMEAADAMVKAAQVELLEAKPTCCGKYLVMVCGEVAAVQSAADTGRSIGAEAVIDDFVLPNVHPSVIEAIRAVTPVAEIGSLGVIEAFSVASLIVAADTAAKAAAVEILEIRAGTGIGGKSFATLTGDVSAVAAAVEAGAASAAGKGMLVDKVVIPSPHPSLKQYLC
- a CDS encoding AraC family ligand binding domain-containing protein, with product MRNLVTAADVKTWLDNKEKSVCLEAGTIVTPAARDAARDYGIEIVEGAAVCQRPAGERPGGPGPKVVDQATIARIVEEVIAAMGLAKPAAHEADPCGFKLARGECLNIGDGNGKETVSNIFGGTDCAPLSAGLLVATASQAREVKGSEIHYVLSGVVKYRINDREYTGRAGDTAFLPAGARVSLAGADTAKIFFVAGP